In the genome of Montipora foliosa isolate CH-2021 chromosome 3, ASM3666993v2, whole genome shotgun sequence, one region contains:
- the LOC137996910 gene encoding LOW QUALITY PROTEIN: KH domain-containing RNA-binding protein QKI-like (The sequence of the model RefSeq protein was modified relative to this genomic sequence to represent the inferred CDS: deleted 1 base in 1 codon) gives MSCSVASSEYLNELLSDKTTVSKMPKIFLHAERLLDQEINRVRNELFHGMVNNDTDSSITELQLPPQVGPRIKLSEKVFAPVKEYPKFNFVGRVIGPRGMTLREVETTTGCKLLVRGKGSMKDKKVEEEKRGQPNYEHLEEDLHVLISVEDTEDRAQVRLAKAMEKVKDLLQPVDEGEDELKKKQLKDLALMNGTLREQGGNAAVLHNGLLGMPISPALAGYPFGARAPVPSGYPAGFTGLEFSPYATRAGAAILDYAMEPSILGAVKPRRPMREHPYQR, from the exons ATGTCTTGTTCTGTCGCTTCTTCTGAATACCTTAACGAACTACTCAGCGACAAAACCACAGTGTCGAAAATGCCCAAGATATTTCTT CACGCTGAACGGTTGCTGGATCAAG aaatcaacagagttagaaatgagttgttCCATGGCATGGTGAACAATGACACAGATAGCAGCATCACAGAACTGCAGCTTCCACCACAAGTAGGGCCAAGAATAAAGTTATCTGAAAAAGTGTTTGCTCCAGTTAAAGAATACCCCAAG TTTAATTTTGTTGGCCGAGTGATTGGTCCTCGGGGCATGACATTACGTGAAGTAGAGACTACCACTGGCTGCAAACTTCTAGTACGAGGGAAAGGTTCtatgaaagacaagaaagtg GAAGAAGAAAAGCGAGGCCAACCCAATTATGAACATCTAGAGGAGGATCTCCATGTACTAATATCTGTAGAGGATACTGAGGACAGAGCTCAGGTGCGACTTgctaaagcaatggaaaaagTGAAAGACCTTCTTCAGCCTGTG GATGAGGGTGAAGATGAGCTTAAAAAGAAGCAGTTGAAAGACTTGGCACTGATGAATGGCACCTTGAGAGAACAAGGAG GAAATGCAGCTGTTCTGCACAATGGTCTCCTTGGTATGCCAATTTCGCCTGCACTTGCTGGATACCCATTTGGAGCAAGGGCACCAG TACCTAGTGGATATCCAGCTGGCTTCACTGGGCTTGAATTTTCACCTTATGCCACAAGAGCTGGAGCTGCTATACTTGATTATGCTATGGAACCTTCAATCCTCG GTGCAGTTAAACCCAGGAGACCGATGAGAGAACATCCATATCAGAGATAA